A region of Jonquetella anthropi DSM 22815 DNA encodes the following proteins:
- a CDS encoding FtsB family cell division protein, which yields MRLRWAIFLAVLGLGAAVYVTTWRREVAHRQEVQAYLAQKQEEARAAQDQLARRKDHVEFLKTPEGQAWAARRDLNMAFPGEKIYRLDDGSLQEPKN from the coding sequence ATGCGGCTTCGGTGGGCTATTTTCCTCGCGGTTTTAGGACTGGGCGCTGCAGTGTACGTCACCACCTGGCGGCGGGAGGTCGCTCATCGTCAGGAAGTTCAGGCGTATCTGGCCCAAAAACAGGAGGAGGCCCGCGCGGCTCAAGACCAACTGGCCCGCCGGAAAGATCACGTCGAGTTCCTGAAAACGCCTGAAGGGCAGGCGTGGGCGGCCCGTCGGGATTTGAACATGGCGTTTCCCGGGGAGAAAATCTACCGTCTGGACGACGGCTCCTTGCAGGAGCCCAAGAACTGA